From Pseudomonas sp. G.S.17, the proteins below share one genomic window:
- the hutH gene encoding histidine ammonia-lyase, with protein sequence MNKLEITPGQMTLRELRSVYASPTKLTLAKHASDDIAASVRCVESILSEGRTAYGINTGFGLLASTRIATSDLENLQRSLVLSHAAGVGEALDDAMVRLIMVLKVNSLARGYSGIRKIVIDAIVSLINAEVYPHIPAKGSVGASGDLAPLAHMSLILIGEGKARFQGRWVSAGEALQQAGIESVTLAAKEGLALLNGTQVSTAYALRGLFEAEDLFAAATVCGALSVEALLGSRSPFDARIHAARGQLGQIAVASAYRELLTPSTEISESHAECGKVQDPYSLRCQPQVMGACLTQLRNACDILAIESNAVSDNPLVFANEGDVISGGNFHAEPVAMAADNIALAIAEMGALSERRTSLMMDKHMSQLPSFLVANGGVNSGFMIAQVTAAALASDNKALAHPHSVDSLPTSANQEDHVSMAPNAGRRLWAMAENTRGVIAIEWLAACQGLDLRDGLKTSPMLECARTILREKVAYYEKDRFFAPDIEAVTILLADNALHSLVPQELLLNF encoded by the coding sequence CCTGGGCAAATGACCTTACGGGAGTTGAGGAGTGTCTACGCCAGCCCTACAAAACTGACGCTTGCGAAGCACGCTTCAGACGATATAGCGGCGAGTGTCCGCTGCGTCGAAAGCATCCTCAGCGAGGGGCGTACAGCTTACGGGATCAATACCGGTTTTGGATTACTCGCTTCTACGCGGATTGCCACTTCTGATCTGGAAAACCTTCAGCGTTCGCTGGTGCTCTCCCATGCTGCCGGGGTTGGAGAGGCGTTGGATGATGCTATGGTTCGACTGATCATGGTACTGAAGGTCAATAGCCTCGCGAGGGGATACTCGGGGATTCGCAAGATTGTCATTGATGCGATAGTTTCTTTGATTAACGCTGAGGTATACCCACACATCCCGGCGAAGGGCTCTGTGGGCGCCTCAGGCGACTTGGCACCGCTAGCGCACATGTCCCTGATTCTCATAGGTGAAGGCAAAGCCAGATTCCAAGGGCGCTGGGTGTCTGCGGGTGAGGCGCTGCAACAGGCCGGAATTGAGTCTGTCACGCTTGCAGCAAAAGAAGGCCTGGCGCTTCTGAATGGCACTCAAGTATCAACGGCATACGCGTTACGTGGACTGTTCGAAGCGGAAGATTTGTTCGCAGCAGCTACGGTATGTGGTGCCTTGAGTGTAGAGGCCCTGTTAGGTTCTCGTTCTCCGTTTGATGCACGTATCCATGCGGCACGAGGGCAGCTTGGACAGATCGCCGTGGCCAGCGCCTATCGTGAGCTGCTGACGCCTTCTACTGAAATCTCTGAGTCGCATGCTGAGTGCGGTAAGGTTCAAGATCCTTATTCACTGAGGTGCCAACCGCAGGTCATGGGAGCGTGTCTTACACAACTGCGCAACGCTTGCGACATCTTGGCAATTGAATCGAACGCCGTGTCAGACAACCCACTTGTCTTCGCAAACGAGGGAGATGTGATCTCAGGTGGGAATTTCCACGCAGAGCCTGTCGCAATGGCAGCAGATAATATTGCGTTGGCAATCGCCGAAATGGGGGCTCTATCAGAAAGACGCACGTCCTTGATGATGGACAAACACATGTCGCAGTTACCCTCATTTCTGGTTGCAAACGGGGGGGTAAACTCAGGCTTCATGATTGCCCAAGTTACCGCCGCCGCGTTGGCGAGTGACAACAAGGCGCTTGCCCACCCGCATAGTGTTGACAGCCTGCCGACTTCTGCTAACCAGGAGGATCATGTGTCGATGGCCCCCAACGCAGGGCGCCGGCTATGGGCGATGGCTGAAAACACGCGCGGAGTTATCGCGATTGAATGGCTGGCTGCTTGCCAAGGGCTGGACCTTCGCGACGGGTTAAAAACGTCGCCAATGCTTGAGTGCGCTCGGACGATTTTGAGGGAGAAGGTTGCTTATTACGAAAAAGATCGTTTCTTCGCTCCGGATATTGAAGCCGTCACGATCTTACTCGCTGATAATGCCTTGCATAGTCTCGTGCCCCAGGAATTACTTTTGAATTTTTAG
- a CDS encoding alpha/beta hydrolase, with the protein MRVFALVFLLLMSFFSIAQAAMIKVSNDLDIHYESSGQGENVILLVPGWTMSTEVYAHQLEHFKDSKDYKLIVIDPRSQGLSTHTVEGNFYEQHGRDIADFMKALDLHNVVLGGWSYGGFDILAYVHQFGTDNLKGFIMMDSVPKCLGGDDPKHSSDWYWFTSDGSDGVREHFTQGVLLRREQLNDEFARYMVDNPHPEYIKWITRISNQTGDGVAALLNESGSYQNYETDLKGMEGKVPLFYYMSQKSQRVDEWSKINTPSATIVKFGKHLSFWEYPEHFNDALDKFLTDIK; encoded by the coding sequence ATGCGCGTCTTTGCTCTGGTGTTTTTGTTGTTGATGTCGTTTTTTTCAATCGCGCAGGCTGCGATGATCAAAGTGTCTAATGATCTGGATATTCACTATGAAAGCTCCGGACAGGGGGAGAACGTCATACTTCTTGTGCCAGGCTGGACCATGAGCACGGAAGTGTATGCACATCAGTTGGAGCATTTCAAAGACTCTAAAGATTATAAGTTAATAGTTATCGATCCCCGGAGTCAGGGCCTGTCGACCCATACAGTCGAAGGGAATTTCTATGAGCAGCACGGTCGTGATATTGCTGATTTTATGAAAGCCCTCGACTTACATAACGTTGTGTTGGGTGGCTGGTCCTACGGAGGCTTTGATATTTTAGCGTATGTGCATCAGTTTGGGACGGACAACCTCAAAGGATTTATTATGATGGATTCTGTACCCAAATGTCTTGGGGGCGATGATCCAAAGCACTCGAGTGACTGGTATTGGTTTACGTCTGATGGTTCGGACGGAGTACGGGAGCACTTCACACAAGGCGTATTGTTACGTCGTGAGCAGCTGAACGATGAGTTTGCACGTTACATGGTTGATAACCCACATCCAGAGTACATTAAGTGGATAACGCGGATTAGCAATCAGACGGGAGATGGTGTTGCTGCCTTGCTGAATGAGTCTGGCTCCTATCAAAACTACGAAACCGACCTCAAGGGGATGGAAGGAAAGGTACCTCTGTTTTATTACATGAGTCAAAAAAGTCAGCGTGTGGATGAGTGGAGTAAAATTAATACGCCGTCAGCAACGATAGTAAAGTTTGGGAAGCATCTGTCTTTTTGGGAGTATCCTGAACACTTCAACGACGCGCTGGATAAATTTCTAACTGACATTAAGTAA
- a CDS encoding substrate binding domain-containing protein: MRALIIGRVAASLPIGLHVLAPAITAFRRRYPKVLIDLRLSDQHVNLIEDGIDLAIRIGELADSSLLSRRLLSYTLCCYASPDYLARYGTPRHPDELVAHETVNLRYQSSGQALRWPFRISDKEVEILPSSPVIVDASEAVLAAMVAGAGIGMAASFMVASRLSRQELVPVLSEFAATRNNITAVWPESRRTNPAVRAFLELLIEVR; this comes from the coding sequence ATGAGAGCGTTGATAATAGGGCGGGTAGCGGCGTCACTTCCCATCGGGCTGCACGTGCTCGCGCCCGCCATCACAGCGTTTCGTCGACGATACCCAAAGGTGCTGATAGACCTGCGCTTGAGCGACCAACACGTGAACCTGATTGAGGACGGAATCGATCTGGCGATACGGATCGGTGAGCTTGCGGACTCGTCTCTCCTTTCTCGCAGATTATTGTCGTACACACTCTGTTGTTACGCTTCGCCAGATTATCTGGCCAGGTACGGAACACCTCGGCATCCCGATGAGCTAGTGGCGCATGAGACGGTCAATCTTCGTTATCAAAGTTCCGGTCAAGCTTTACGATGGCCGTTTCGGATCTCAGACAAGGAGGTCGAGATACTTCCGTCATCGCCTGTCATCGTTGATGCAAGTGAAGCTGTGCTTGCGGCTATGGTCGCAGGCGCTGGCATAGGGATGGCGGCAAGTTTCATGGTGGCTTCCAGGCTGAGTCGGCAGGAGCTAGTTCCGGTTTTATCCGAGTTCGCAGCGACCCGAAACAACATCACTGCTGTTTGGCCTGAGAGTCGACGCACCAATCCTGCCGTGCGCGCATTTTTGGAGCTGCTGATCGAGGTTCGCTGA
- a CDS encoding NADP-dependent oxidoreductase has product MSETMKAVRLHNFGGPEVLHYEDAPRPVALPGEVLVRVHAASLNPPDLYLRDGYRALPPEWRPDANFPLIRGTDVSGEVVAVGDEASKFDVGEDVFAMVRFPDDLMTGSGAYAQYIRVNETELALKPKRIDHVKAAGAPMSLLTAWQFLVEVGHDAPNPFQAVQHAPIPLEGRTVLVNGAGGGVGHLMVQVAKWKGARVIAVASGKHEKLLRDLGAEDFIDHTKTAAEAVAKNVDLVVDAVGGPHMERFLGVIKPGGALFLVNPLGFGGHENADKLGITVSSTQVRSSGTQLEQAGKLLNDGTIRVVIDSTFPLAQAADAHHRASQGSIQGKIVLVVSD; this is encoded by the coding sequence ATGAGCGAAACGATGAAGGCGGTGCGATTACATAATTTTGGCGGCCCTGAAGTCTTGCATTACGAAGATGCACCCAGGCCTGTCGCGCTTCCTGGAGAAGTGCTTGTCCGAGTGCACGCAGCGAGCCTCAACCCGCCTGACCTCTATCTGCGGGACGGCTATCGGGCCCTGCCCCCTGAATGGCGGCCCGACGCAAATTTCCCGCTGATTCGGGGCACCGATGTATCTGGAGAGGTGGTAGCAGTTGGCGACGAGGCCTCAAAATTCGATGTCGGCGAGGATGTTTTTGCGATGGTGCGTTTCCCGGATGATCTGATGACGGGCAGCGGCGCCTATGCTCAGTACATACGCGTCAATGAGACCGAGTTGGCTTTGAAGCCCAAGCGTATAGATCACGTCAAGGCAGCAGGCGCGCCCATGTCGCTCCTGACTGCCTGGCAGTTTCTGGTCGAGGTTGGCCATGACGCCCCTAACCCGTTCCAGGCCGTTCAGCATGCCCCCATTCCGCTTGAAGGCAGGACAGTCTTGGTAAACGGGGCTGGAGGCGGTGTGGGGCATCTGATGGTTCAAGTTGCCAAATGGAAAGGTGCACGCGTCATTGCGGTGGCCTCTGGCAAGCATGAAAAGCTGCTTCGCGATTTAGGCGCTGAGGACTTTATCGACCATACCAAGACAGCCGCTGAAGCGGTCGCCAAGAATGTGGACCTGGTCGTTGACGCAGTCGGTGGCCCACATATGGAACGCTTCCTGGGCGTCATCAAACCCGGGGGTGCCCTCTTTTTGGTCAACCCCCTTGGTTTCGGTGGGCACGAAAACGCGGATAAATTGGGAATCACCGTTTCTTCTACGCAGGTGCGCTCCAGTGGTACGCAACTGGAGCAAGCCGGCAAGCTGCTCAACGACGGCACTATCCGCGTGGTGATCGACAGCACATTCCCGCTGGCCCAGGCAGCAGACGCGCACCACCGCGCGTCACAGGGAAGCATCCAGGGAAAGATCGTGCTAGTCGTCAGTGATTGA
- a CDS encoding alpha/beta hydrolase, protein MTTNSEQPEYVGADFFARTDFWGTFHHGSTQVGDVNLHYVEGGEGAPILLIPGWPQSWYAWRYVMHELANSGRRVIAVDPRGMGESDAPIGSYDAGTVAAEIHAFADKLGLFDNGPIDVAAHDVGVWITYALAADWRSNIRRIALLDALVPGLSAPRTDLPVAEANLRSWHFAFNQLDELPQLLISGREEAFLTWLFRAKSLQSWVIAPEDIAVYARQLAAPGALRAATSYYQAAFSSAGIAANRKRAEVPLEIPILALGAERGVGDNMVNALRALAIDVKGHVISNAGHYLPEEAANRVAAELIEFFNEMRGA, encoded by the coding sequence ATGACAACTAATTCTGAACAACCTGAGTACGTAGGTGCGGACTTCTTTGCGCGCACCGATTTCTGGGGCACGTTTCATCATGGCAGCACGCAGGTGGGTGACGTGAACCTTCACTATGTGGAGGGGGGAGAGGGCGCTCCAATCCTGCTTATACCCGGCTGGCCTCAGAGTTGGTATGCCTGGCGTTATGTGATGCATGAGCTCGCGAACAGTGGCCGGCGAGTCATCGCCGTTGATCCTCGAGGTATGGGTGAAAGTGACGCGCCTATCGGTAGCTATGACGCGGGCACGGTCGCAGCGGAAATTCACGCCTTTGCAGACAAACTGGGCCTGTTCGATAACGGGCCAATCGATGTCGCGGCACATGATGTCGGCGTGTGGATCACCTATGCGCTGGCAGCGGATTGGCGTTCGAACATTCGTCGCATCGCGTTGCTCGATGCTCTGGTGCCGGGGCTTTCTGCACCACGTACGGATCTGCCGGTCGCCGAAGCTAATCTGCGCAGCTGGCATTTTGCGTTTAACCAATTGGATGAGCTGCCACAGCTGCTGATCTCGGGGCGCGAGGAGGCTTTTTTGACTTGGTTATTTCGAGCAAAATCCCTTCAGTCATGGGTTATCGCACCAGAAGACATCGCCGTCTATGCACGACAGCTTGCCGCGCCAGGTGCGTTGCGTGCAGCGACGAGTTACTACCAGGCCGCATTTTCGTCTGCCGGAATCGCTGCAAACCGCAAGCGCGCAGAAGTGCCTCTCGAGATCCCGATACTCGCGTTGGGTGCCGAGCGCGGCGTCGGTGACAATATGGTGAACGCACTCCGGGCCCTGGCAATCGACGTGAAGGGGCATGTCATCAGCAACGCTGGGCATTATCTACCAGAGGAGGCTGCGAATCGCGTGGCGGCGGAGTTAATCGAATTCTTCAACGAGATGCGGGGAGCCTGA
- a CDS encoding TetR/AcrR family transcriptional regulator has protein sequence MTNTSHTSGRPGRPREFDSDAALDKAIARFSEHGYHGTSISDLHASLELTSGSIYKAWGDKRGLFLAALDRYMEVRAEAIRSCLAAKRSGRDKISALLAMYAQLSSGAVGRTGCLVVESAVELSISDPEIAKRIAAQQKKRETQLRLLLEVGQADGSVRRELDAAVTARLLLTLQQGMRVLGKTGSTAKDMQGLILEMLRLLD, from the coding sequence ATGACGAACACATCCCACACCTCAGGCCGCCCAGGCCGCCCTCGCGAGTTCGACAGTGATGCCGCGCTCGACAAGGCTATCGCTCGCTTCAGTGAGCACGGCTATCACGGCACCTCGATCTCGGATCTGCATGCTTCTCTGGAATTGACCTCGGGAAGCATCTACAAAGCCTGGGGTGACAAGCGCGGGCTGTTTCTCGCGGCGCTCGACCGTTATATGGAAGTACGAGCGGAAGCGATCCGTTCCTGCCTTGCCGCCAAGCGCTCCGGGCGCGACAAGATCAGTGCCCTGCTGGCCATGTATGCGCAGCTCAGCAGCGGGGCTGTTGGGCGCACTGGATGCTTGGTGGTCGAGAGCGCGGTCGAGCTATCGATTTCAGACCCTGAGATTGCGAAACGCATCGCGGCCCAACAGAAGAAACGAGAGACACAGTTGCGCCTATTGCTTGAGGTAGGCCAAGCGGATGGTTCGGTTCGTCGAGAACTGGATGCAGCGGTGACTGCCAGGCTTCTGCTCACTCTCCAGCAAGGAATGCGAGTCTTGGGCAAAACCGGTTCGACGGCGAAAGATATGCAGGGCCTGATTCTTGAAATGCTGCGACTGCTCGATTAA